A region of Ochotona princeps isolate mOchPri1 chromosome 2, mOchPri1.hap1, whole genome shotgun sequence DNA encodes the following proteins:
- the PLA2G2F gene encoding group IIF secretory phospholipase A2, with translation MADGAQANHKGFRKKVLARHPSPATSSPLRATRTSMGMKKFLAISILASSVLSAADGSLLNLKAMVECITGRNAILSFVGYGCYCGLGGRGQPMDEVDWCCHAHDCCYQKVFDQGCRPYVDHYDYTIENGTEIVCSELNETECDKQTCECDRSVVMCLQKQTYRDQYRGYLNIYCQGPTPNCSIYDPPPEEMACGPGYLPAPASF, from the exons ATGGCAGATGGAGCACAGGCCAACCACAAAGGGTTCAGGAAGAAGGTGCTGGCTAGACACCCAAGCCCTGCGACCTCTTCGCCTCTGAGAGCCACCAG GACCAGCATGGGCATGAAGAAGTTCCTCGCCATCAGCATTCTGGCCAGCAGCG TTCTGTCCGCTGCCGACGGCAGCCTGCTCAATCTCAAGGCCATGGTGGAATGCATCACAGGCAGAAATGCCATCCTGTCCTTCGTGGGCTATGGCTGCTACTGTGGGCTGGGTGGCCGCGGGCAGCCCATGGATGAGGTGGACTG GTGCTGCCATGCCCATGACTGCTGCTACCAGAAGGTCTTTGACCAGGGCTGCCGTCCCTACGTGGACCATTATGACTACACAATCGAGAACGGCACGGAGATCGTCTGCA GTGAGCTCAACGAGACAGAGTGTGACAAGCAGACGTGCGAGTGTGACAGGAGCGTGGTTATGTGCCTGCAGAAGCAGACCTACAGGGATCAGTACCGTGGCTACCTCAACATCTACTGCCAAGGCCCCACGCCCAACTGCAGCATCTATGACCCACCCCCTGAGGAGATGGCCTGCGGGCCAGGCTACCTGCCGGCTCCAGCCTCTTTCTAG
- the PLA2G2C gene encoding putative inactive group IIC secretory phospholipase A2, producing MKVIAVLAVFVSCWAVPTLSSFWQFQRMVKHITGRSAFFSYYGYGCYCGLGGKGIPVDDTDRCCLAHDCCYEKLKELGCQPVLNSYHFRVLNGTVICSCALGPGASCLCGLKACECDKRSVYCFKESLPTYEKTFKQAFPSRPQCGRRKVQC from the exons ATGAAGGTCATTGCTGTTCTCGCTGTCTTCGTGTCCTGCT GGGCGGTGCCCACCCTCAGCAGCTTCTGGCAGTTTCAGAGGATGGTCAAACACATCACAGGCCGGAGCGCCTTCTTCTCCTATTACGGCTATGGCTGCTACTGCGGGCTGGGGGGCAAAGGGATCCCTGTGGATGACACCGACAG GTGCTGTCTGGCACATGACTGCTGCTACGAGAAGCTGAAGGAGCTGGGCTGCCAGCCTGTGCTGAACAGCTACCACTTCCGCGTGCTCAACGGCACGGTAATCT GTAGCTGCGCCCTTGGTCCTGGTGCCAGCTGCCTCTGTGGGCTGAAGGCCTGTGAATGTGACAAGCGTTCCGTGTACTGCTTCAAAGAGAGCCTGCCCACCTACGAGAAAACCTTCAAGCAGGCCTTCCCTAGTCGGCCACAGTGTGGCAGGCGTAAGGTCCAGTGCTAG
- the UBXN10 gene encoding UBX domain-containing protein 10 → MTKEALVNIAAVKHNTVASPAADSFLWQPGSLQMHLTRPKSAKGRTRPTLHRAQAPEVCSRRVPTASPLAGLCESSSSQKPVACAPRSPNQGAPEGLPEWWQQQGPTGASLNRYPVLPSIMRKNLVAEAVDTVAEKASLLQLGNVPMHSPEDTYMAKTQEDSRALERNFITQTKTQASWGAGHLEEPSDQEPRLLLAVRSPSGRRFIRHFRPTDELQTVVAVAEQKNQTTYHPCSIETMEVPKRRFSDLSKSLQECHIPHKSVLGILQEDAECRL, encoded by the coding sequence ATGACCAAAGAAGCCCTGGTGAACATAGCAGCAGTCAAGCATAACACTGTTGCCAGCCCAGCAGCAGACAGCTTCCTTTGGCAGCCAGGCTCACTCCAAATGCATCTCACTCGGCCCAAGTCCGCCAAGGGACGAACACGGCCAACTCTGCACCGAGCCCAGGCCCCGGAGGTGTGTTCTCGGCGTGTCCCCACTGCTTCCCCACTTGCTGGTCTCTGTGAATCCTCAAGCAGCCAAAAGCCAGTGGCCTGTGCACCCAGGTCTCCAAACCAGGGTGCTCCCGAGGGCCTCCCTGAGtggtggcagcagcaggggcccaCGGGGGCCTCTCTCAACAGGTACCCGGTCCTGCCTTCCATCATGAGGAAGAACCTGGTGGCCGAGGCTGTGGACACAGTGGCTGAAAAGGCCAGCTTGCTGCAGCTGGGCAACGTCCCGATGCATTCCCCAGAGGACACTTACATGGCGAAGACTCAGGAAGATTCCAGAGCCCTGGAGAGGAACTTCATCACCCAAACCAAGACCCAGGCTTCTTGGGGGGCTGGGCACCTGGAGGAACCATCAGACCAAGAACCCAGGCTGCTGCTTGCTGTCAGATCCCCTTCAGGTCGAAGGTTCATCCGCCATTTCCGGCCAACTGATGAGCTGCAGACCGTGGTAGCCGTGGCCGAGCAGAAAAACCAGACCACCTATCACCCGTGCAGCATCGAGACCATGGAGGTGCCCAAGAGACGGTTTTCTGACCTCAGCAAGTCTCTGCAGGAGTGCCACATCCCCCACAAGTCAGTGCTGGGCATCTTACAGGAAGATGCGGAGTGCAGGCTCTGA